The nucleotide window TTCTCCCCGGACGGCCCCAATCGGCTGCGGGTGACGCGCTTCGAGGACCGTCACCTCCGAATGGCTCAGATCGTGGGGGCGTCCGGCCTGAAGGTGCCCGAGACGGCCCGGGAGGCGCTGCTGAAGACCCTGGGCAGCCTGGCCTCCGTCGTCACGATCCACTCCGATCTCGAGGGGGTCGAGACGGACGCCCGGACGGTGGAGGCCGACGGCAGGCTCTGCGTGCAGATCCAGCCCGCCCAGGACGGGTTGGACGTGGACGTCGTCGTGCGTCCTCTGGGGCCCGGAAGCACGCCCTGCCGGCCGGGCCGCGGCGGGATCAACCTCTTCGGGGCGCAGGACGGCCGGCGCGTGCAGACGCAGCGCGACCTGGAGGCCGAGCGGGAGGGGCTGAGGCTCCTTCGGGAGGGGTGCCCTGCCCTGGTGGAGGGGGAGCAGGCGGCGGACGAAAAATGGCGGCTGCCCGACGCGGAGCTCGCCCTGGAGTTCCTGGTGCAGCTCGGCGAACTGGGGGACTCCGTGACGGTGGAATGGCCCAAGGGCCAGAGCATGAGGGTGGCCGCCGTCGCGTCGGAAAGTCACCTCAGCGTCTCCGTGCGCGAGGCGCGGGACTGGTTCGGGATCTCCGGCGAGCTGCGCGTCCGGGAGGACCTCGTGCTGGACATGAGGACGCTGCTGGAGCGGATGAGGGCCGGGCTGGGGCGCTTCATCCCCATCGGCGAGGGGGAGTTCCTGGCCCTGACCCGGGAGTTCCGCCGCAGGCTGGAGGCCCTGGGGTCGCTCGGAGACGTGAGGGGGGACGAGGTCCGCGTCGCCCCCCTGGCCGCGGGCCTGGCGGCGGAGCTCGTCGAGGGGGCGGGGCGCGTCGAGGCGGGGCCCGAGTGGCGGGCGCTGCTCGACCGCGTCGCGGAGGCGGAACGGATCGTCCCGGCCCTGCCGCCGACCTTTCGGGGCGAGCTGCGCGGGTATCAGGCCGAGGGGTTCGCCTGGCTCTCCCGCCTGGCCCACTGGGGGGCCGGCGCATGTCTGGCGGACGACATGGGGCTGGGCAAGACGATCCAGGTCCTGGCCCTGCTGGTCGCCCGGGGGGGCGATGGCCCGGCCCTGGTGGTGGCCCCCACGTCGGTCTGCTCCAACTGGCTGGCGGAGGCCGCTCGCTTCGCCCCGACCCTGAACGTGCGGGAGCTGCGCCACGGCGACCGGGAGCGGCTGCTCTCGGAGCTCGCCCCCATGGACCTGGTCGTCACGAGCTACGGCATCCTTCAGAACGAGGTGGAGCGCCTCGCGGAGGTCCGTTGGAGCACCGTCGTCCTGGACGAGGCCCAGGCGATCAAGAACATGGGGACGAAGCGGTCGGGCGCGGTGACGAAGCTGGATGCCGGCTTCCGGGTGGCGACGACGGGCACCCCCATCGAAAACCGGCTGAGCGAGCTGTGGAGCCTCTTCCGGTTCCTGAACCCGCAGTACCTCGGGTCCCTGGAGAGCTTCACCCGGCGTTTCGCCGTCCCCATCGAGCGGGACGGGGATCGGGAGGCCCGCTCGCGCCTCCGGCGTATGATCCAGCCCTTCATCCTGCGCCGGACCAAGGAGCAGGTCCTGGAGGAGCTGCCGGCCAAGACGGAGATCACCCTGAGGGTGGAGATGCGGGAGGAGGAGTTCGCCTTCTACGAGGCCCTAAGGCGGACGGCGGCGGAGGCGTTCTCCGACGGGACCGCAGCGGAGGACAGGCGGCTCCAGATCTTCGCCGAGCTCATGAAGCTGCGCCGGGCCTGCTGCAACGCCTCTCTGGTGGACCCCGAGGTGCGGCTTCCCTCGGCCAAGCAGGAGGCGTTTCTGGACATCCTGACGGAACTGCGGTCGGGGGGGCACAGGGCGCTGGTGTTCAGCCAGTTCGTCGGTCACCTTGGAACGTTGCGGGAATGCCTGGACCGGAGAGGGATTGCCTACCAGTACCTGGACGGGGCGACGCCGCCCGAGGAGCGGCAACGGCGCGTCGCGGCGTTTCAGGCCGGGGAGGGGGACTGTTTTTTGATCAGCCTCAGGGCCGGGGGGACCGGACTGAACCTGACGGCGGCGGACTACGTCATCCACATGGACCCGTGGTGGAACCCCGCGGTGGAGGAGCAGGCTTCGGACCGCGCGCACCGCATCGGCCAGGAGCGGCCGGTCACGGTCTACCGAATCGTGGCGAAGAACACGGTGGAGGAGCGCATCGTCGACCTGCACGCCTGGAAGCGGGACCTGGCCGAGAGCCTGCTTGAGGACTCCGGAGCGGCGGTGCGTCTGTCGGCCGAGGAGATGCTGGCCCTGATCCGCGAGGCGCGATGAGTTGTCCTGAGCCGTTCGGCTTGGAGATTGACGTTCTTCCGCCTCCTGAGTCGGGAGGAAGCAAAAAATGAAGAAAATGATGAAAACGATGTCGTCCGCCGTTTTTAGTTTGCTCGTTCTTTGCGGTGCCTGCCTCGCCGGGGCGCGAGGACGGAGCTTCGATGCTGCGTACGGCGTGTTCATCGGGATGAACGGCGGGGAGGCGTTGAGGAGTGAGCGTGTCCTGAGGACCCAAACCCTCGTTGTCGACCCGGCCAATTTCGGGAAACAGGAGATCGAGTTTCTGAGGTCATCGGGGCATACCGTCTACGGCTATCTGAACATCGGCTCTCTGGAGGAGTTTCGCCCATATTACGACAGGTTCAAGAGACTGATATTGGGAAGATACGAGCATTGGGACGGAGAATGGTGGATCGACGTGTCCGCCGCGTCCTGGCGGGATTTTATTGTCTCCGAGCTGGCTGCGGGATATGTGAAGAAGGGGATTGACGGTTTTTTCGTCGACAACTGCGATGTCTATCACTACAGAAAAGAAACCGGGATCTTCGATGGGCTGACGGAGGTGTTGCGCCGGCTTTCGGGATATGGGCTGGAGGTCCTCATCAACGGCGGGGACGAGTATGCGACGGCTGTTCTGGAGAAATACGGCGGCATCGAAGGGCTGTTTTCCGGGGTCAATCAGGAGAACGTGTTCACGAGGACGGATTTCGAGAGGGGCACCTTCGGCAGAAACCCGGAGTCGGACAAGCGGTATTTCATGGCCTACCTGGAGAGGATGGAGAGGGCGGGGGCGAGGGTATGGCTGCTCGAGTACACTCGGGACGCGAGTATGGCCGAGGAAATTGAGCGCTTTTGCAGCGCCAGAGGGTGGGGGTGCTTCGTCTCCGACTCCGTGGAACTGGATTGAGTTTTGGAAGATCGCGAGCTCGGATCGGCGTATGAGGCTGGCTGAGGGGGTTGTATTGGAAGCCCGGCTGGCGCGAATCGAAATCGTGGCAGAAGTCCGAGCGATTGTAGCGGAGGAGGGAGCTTATGCTTCGCATCAACAGGAATCGGCTTTGGAGCGATCTGGAGGCCCTGGGGCGCATCGGGGCCGGAGCCAGGGGGCGGACTCGGCTGGCGTTTTCGTCCGAGGACCTGGAGGCCCGGCGTCTTCTGGTCCGCTGGATGGAGGAGCTGGGGCTCGAGGTCCATTCGGACGCGCACGCCAACCTCTGGGGCGTCCGAATGGCCACGGAGCCGACTTTGGCTCCGGTCGTGGCCGGATCGCACATCGACACGGTGCGGGAGGCCGGGATGTTCGACGGAACCCTGGGCGTGCTCTCGGGCCTGGCGGCGGTGCGGGCCATGAACGAGGCCGGCATCGTCACTCGGCGTCCCGTCGCGGTCGCCAGCTTCTCGGACGAGGAGGGGGGACGCTTTGCCGCGGGCGGGTTGGCGGGCAGCCGGGCGATGGCGGGGCTTCTGACGGACGGGGAGCTCGGGGCGAAGCGCGACGAGGCCGGGATCAGCTGGCTCGAGGCCGCGGCGCAAAGCGGCTTCGTGGGCTCCGATCGGCTGGAGCCTCACGCGTATCTCGAGTACCACATCGAGCAGGGGCCGGTCCTCTGCGACGAGGGCACCCCCATCGGCGTCGTGGAGGGCATCGTGTCCCTGTCCTGGCTGCGCTTCACGTTTCGGGGGCAGGCCAACCACGCCGGGGCGTTCCCCATGGACCGAAGGCACGACGCCGGCCTCGCCGCCGCCTGTGCCTCGGTGGCGCTGAACCGCCTGGCCCTCGAACTGGGGGAGGGGACCGTCGTCACGGCAGGACAGCTGGAGCTGAAGCCCAACCTGGCGAACATCGTGCCGGGCGAGGCCGTCCTGACCGTCGACGTCCGACAGTTCCGGCCGGAGCTCTTCGAGGAGGCCCTGGAGCGCGCCGAACGGACGGTGCGGGCGGAGGCGGATCGCCTCGGCGTGGAGGTGACGGTGGAGCGCCTGTCCCGGGCGGAGGGCGCGGTCTTCCTCCCCGAGATGACCGCGATGGTGGAGCGACACGCCCGCGCGCTGGGGTATCGAACCCGGCGGATGCCCAGCGGCGCGGGACACGACGCCCAGATCCTGAACCGGCTCTGCCCCACCGCGATGATCTTCTGCCCGTCCGCGGGCGGCCGCAGCCATTGCCCGGAGGAATTCTCCTCGCTCGACGAGGTCGGGGCGGGGGCCGACGTGCTGCTGAACGGCCTCTTGGAGCTGGCGGAGCGGTAGGGTCGTTCTGCGTCCCCCCGGAGCACGGGCAAAAAAGAGCACCCGGCAGGAACGGTTTGGGAAAACGGCGCCAGGGAGGCGCCGGTTCAATTTCAGTTTGTTTTCAAAAAACGGCGGCTTTGATGGTCATCTCAAAACCGCCGTTGGGTTGCCTATATTCTGTTGGGCGCATGAAAGCCGTGCCGTCGGACGAGGTTTTTTATATCCTGTTGGGCAGTTCTTAAATCTTCGATATCAAATGTCTCCTTAAATTCCTTTTTTAAAATCGCGTTCTACCCACTCATACAAAACTTTGAGTTGCTCCTGCGTATGAAACCAATGTTCCCCGCCCGTCATTGTAGTCAATTCGCAATGAAACCTCCGAGAAAATTGTGACACGACCGAGTTGGGAATTAAGCTGTCCCTATCGCCACAAAGAATTCTTGTAGGCGCATCCCAGTTTTTTATGGTATTTTCTTTGGCAAAAATAAAATATTTCCAGGAAAGCGTTTGTCCAAAATTTGTGGGTATGAGTTTTTCTTTTTGGAGTTGCCGTTCTGAAACATTTGCCCACTGCATCATATTGAGGATTAAACGCTGCATGTCTACAACAGGAGAAACAAACATACACCTTTCTATTTGCATCTTTTCAAATGCCAACATACTAAACCATGCTCCAATACTGTTCGCATAAAGAGAAACTTTTCTCCAATTTTGATGAATGCGATTCATAACGCCAACCAACTCCGGAATTACATTCCATGGCTCAAATGTAGGCGCACTGGATTTACGCTCCCCATGTTGCGGTAAATCAATACTCAACACTTGATAACCATATTTTACGGCAATTTCAGCAAAGTTTTCAGCTTCTTCTTTGTTGCCACCCTGCCCATGAACATACAAAAACACTTTATCTGATAAAGCCCCCCATAAAATTGCAGGTATCCTCTCAATATATGAGTGCTTCGTTTCCATAGCTCCTCCAACCAATCAAATTATTGTATCTATTTAAGATGGCTCTTTAGAGTTAAGGCGCTGTTGAAATGTGAGGCGGGATACATGCGCGTTGCAAAGAACGCGGTAATGAATACAGCGTCAAATATAGCTGATGAAAAGGGGTTGCACAATGTCTCTCCAAAAATGCTTTGCGGACGCTGGTGGACGGTCTCGAACGGCGCCCGACAGAGCAGAAGATGAACCAGCCTGTCGATCCGGAGAGGGTTCCGCCGGTTTTTTGAACCGTTTCGAGCTTTTGCTGCAACGCAAATGCAACGTATTTTTTTGCGTTGCATTTGCGCCTCGGCGATGCCGCCATAACGGCGGCACTGGACAGACATTCCGTTCCTCAATGAAACGGAAGAGGTGAGCCGATGGCACTCCGGCGGGAATCGAAAACCCCAATGCCGAATGCCTCGACATCGAAAACAGGATCGATGACGGCCTGAGGTCTGTCCCACCCTATACGCTCGAGCTCGACTCCGCAAAGAACCTGATCGTCCTCACCGTACGGGAGGGGTTTGGACAAGCCCTACCTGTACAGGGGAAAGGCGTACAAAGCCGATGAGCGCAGAGTGCTGGGCGTGCTGTCGGAGAATCGGGATCTGACGCGTGCGAGATAGAGGGGACGACCGGATACAACAAGGCAAAGCTGCTCCGCGTCATCCCGAGGCTCCTTGAAAAAAACGTCATCGCAAAGGTGGGGACGGGAAGGGGCACGAAGTATACCGGCGTTTAGGAGCGCGGCGAATCCGAAGGCCGCCGGGGCGGCGATTCGCCCCCCGGTGCCTTGACAGCTGCGTCCCCGACCTGTATCATGCACCCCAACAACCGAATAGGACTTGCAACGTCATCAAGAGCGGTGGAGGGAAAGGCCCTGTGAAGCCGCGGCAACCCTTGCGAGAGCAAAACGGTGCCAATTCCTGCAGGATTATCCTGGGAGATGATGGGTGCTCGCGACGACGTCTGCCCGTCATGTGAAGCCCCTCCTCCGCGGAGGGGCTTTTTCGTATCCGGCGATGTCCGGTGATGAAGGACGAGAGGTGAAGGGATTTTGATTGTTCTTGAAAACGTCTGTAAGGACTTCGACTCGGGGGAGGGGCGGTTTCACGCCCTCAGGGGGGTGAACCTCTCGATCCGCAAGGGCAGCGTCTTCGGCGTCATCGGGCGCAGCGGGGCGGGCAAGAGCACCCTGGTGCGCACGATCAACCTGCTGGAGCGTCCGACGTCCGGCCGGGTGACGGTGGACGGCGTGGACCTGTCGGCGCTCTCCCCCGACGAGCTCCGCAGGGCCCGACGCGGCATCGGGATGATCTTTCAGGGGTTCAACCTGCTGTCGTCCCGCAGCGTGGCGGAGAACGTCGCGTTCCCGCTGGAGCTGGCGGGATGGGACCGTTCCCGCATCGCGGGCCGCGTCGACGAGCTGCTGGATCTGGTGGGGCTCGGGGAAAAGCGGGACGCGTACCCCGCTCAGCTCTCCGGCGGCCAGAAGCAGCGCGTGGGCATCGCCCGGGCCCTGGCCCCGGAGCCCAAGATCCTGTTGTGCGACGAGGCCACGTCGGCGCTGGACCCCCAGACGACGCGGGAGGTCCTGGAGCTCTTGCGCGACATCAACCGCAAGCTGAAGCTCACGATCGTCCTGATCACCCACGAGATGGCCGTCATCAAGGAGATCTGCGAGGAGGTGGCGGTGCTGGACGGGGGGCTGGTCGTGGAGTCGGGGGCGGTCTTCCGGGTCTTCACGGTGCCCCGGTCACCGGTGACTCGCGAGCTGGTGGCCAGCGTGATGACGCGGGACATCCCCGAGCACTTCGCGGCGCTGGACTTCCTGAGCGAGCCCGAGGAGGACTGCGGGCTCCTGCTGCGCATCTCCTTCCTGGGCGACACGGCGGCGGAGCCGATCATCTCGGGCGTGGTCCGCAGGTTCGACGTGGACGTCAACATCCTTTACGGCACCATCGACCACATTCAGGGCGTACCCTACGGGACCCTGATCGTGGAGCTGACGGGCAACGGGACCCGGGAGGCCGCGATGGAATATCTCAAAAATCTGAACCTCGGACTGGAGGTGATCGGCTATGTCCGCCGCAATCTGGAAACTCCTGTGGCAGGCGTCGTGTGAGACGCTCTACATGATCGGCGTCTCGGGGCTCCTGGCCTGTCTGGGGGGCATCCCCCTCGGCGTGGTGCTGGCGGCGACCTCCCCCATGGGGCTGATGCCGCGGCCCTGGCTGAACCGAACGCTGGGCTTCGTGGTCAACGCCACGCGCTCCACGCCCTTCATCATCCTGATGGTGGCGATCATCCCGCTGACCCGGTTGATCGTGGGGCGCTCCATAGGGACCACGGCGGCCGTGGTGCCCCTGGCGCTGGCGGCGCTGCCCTTCATGGGGCGCCTGGTGGAGAGCGCCCTGAACGAGGTGGACGGCGGGGTCGTCGAGGCGGCCCAGGCGATGGGCGCGTCGCCGATGCGGATCGTGATGAAGGTCCTGTTTCCCGAGGCCGTGCCCGGCCTGCTGCGCGGCGTCACCCTGATGCTGGTCAACCTGGTCGGCTACTCGGCCATGGCGGGCGCGGTCGGGGGCGGAGGGCTGGGCGATCTGGCCATCCGTTTCGGGCACCAGCGGTTCCGTCCGGACGTCATGCTGGCGACGATCGTCGTGATGATCGTGATGGTGCAGTTCATCCAGAGCGTGGGGGATTGGGCGGTGCGGGGGATTCTGCGTCGCCGTGGTCTGGTGGAGTGAGCCCTCGAAAGGACGAGGGAACAATGGAGTCCAGGGGGGGCGTGAAGGATTCCGGGCTCGACTTTATCTTAGTGGGGAGGTCTTTGTCATGTTGAAGAAATTGTGGGTGTTGTTGTTCGCTCTCTGTCTCGCCTCGGGGGCGGCCGAGGCGGCGAAGATCAAGCTGGGGGTGGACGGTGGCCCGCACGAGGAGATCGGCGAGCTGGTCCAGAAGCTGGCGGCCGAGAAGGGGCTCGAGGTCGAGCTGGTGCGCTTCGCGGACTTCATCCTGCCGAACGCGGCCCTGGCGGACGGGGACCTCGACGTGAATTCCTTCCAGCACGTCCCCTATCTGGAGGCGATGATGAAGGATCGGGGGTACAGGCTGGTCCCGATCGGGAACACGGTCCTGATGCCCATGGGCGCGTACTCCAAAAACGTCGGGAAGCTGGAGGAGCTCAAGGAGGGCATGACGGTCGCGATTCCGAACGATCCCAGCAACGGGGGGCGGGCGCTGCTCCTGCTTCAGGACCAGGGGCTGATCAAGGTCGACCCTGCGGCGGAGCTCCTGCCGACGGTCCTGGACGTCACGGAGAACCCGCACAAGTTCAAGTTCGTGGAGCTGGAGGCCTCCCAGATGGTGCGCGCCATCGAGGACTCGGACTTCTCGGTCATCACCACGAACTACGCCGTCGAATCGGGGCTGATCCCCGCCAAGGACGCGCTGTTCATCGAGAGCAGCAAGTCGCCCTACGTCAACGTCATCGTCGTTCGGGAGGGGGAGGAGGGCAGGCCGGAGTTCAAGACCCTGGTCGAGTGCTACCAGAACGATACGGTGCGCAAGTTCGTGGACGAGAAGTACAAGGGCGCCATCGTCTGCGCCTGGTGACGGCGGGAAAGATGAAGGGCGGTCCCCGAGCCGGGGGCCGCCCTTTGTTATAATTGGGAACAATCTCGTCCCTGGGAGGGGCGGGTGTTGTCGTATCGTTTCGTCTTTATCGGAAATTGGGGCGCGGTCCGTTTCGCCGGCAGGCGAGGCGGCATGGGCGCGGGCGCTTGTGCGCGGAAAGGAAAACTGTCTATCATGGCCAATATGGGGAAAACGTTCAAATTGAAGGCGGAGGAGCGCGACGCGTATTCCTTCGAGTACACCGTGGGGCGCCATCGCCTGTTGATGAGCCGGACGATGAAGTCCGACTCCCTGCCCGTGGTCGGATTCTGTCCTGTGGATCTCCTCCTGGCGGGGATCGCCGGGTGCCTCGGGATGACCATCCGGGCGACGATGGAGGAGAAGGGGCTGACCTATGAGGACCTGAGGATCGAGGTCGAGGGCATCCGGGAGCCCGATGCCAAGATCTCCGCTTTGAACCGCGTCAAAACGAAGGTCTTCATCAGGACCGACGCGCCTCTGGATCAGGTCCGGGCGGTCGTCGAGGAGAGCGAGGCGGACTGCACGGTGCGCAGCACGATCGACCATGCGCCCGCCTTCGAGACGGAGGTCGTTCTGGAGAAATAGGGATCGTGTTTTACGTGTGCGGCGCGCTCTTCGTGGATGAGGACGGGGAGCGGCCGCTCGAAAGGGAGGTTTTCGGAAATGATGCATAGTAAGGGCGGCAGGATCGTCCTTTTGGTCCTGCTTGTGGCGGTGGCGGCGTTGCATGTCGCCGTGCGCCCCGCCGCGGCGGAGGAGCCCGTCTCCTACGACATCGCCGGACGGTGGCTGATGCAGGGCGAGGGGTACGGGGACAGGAACAGCCTGCGCCTCCAGCTGAGGCTGGATGGCGTGCTGGACATCCGCACGGGGATGGTCGATAACCGGCGCTGCGTGACCGGCTACGACATGTGGATCCGCATCGACTCCACCCGGGTGAGGATCAAGACCTGGCAGGAGCGCCACCGTGAGGAGCTGCGCGTCCCCATCCCGCTGCCGGAGCTGAGGCCCACCCTGAGCTCCCCGCTCGTACTCCCGGCCGTCAAGACGAGGGAGGGGCTGATCTATCAGGTCACCCTGACCTCCGTCACGTCGGGCACGGTCAAGATCTACGGAAACATCGACCTGGACGTCGTGGGGAGGACGGAGATCAACTCGGAGTGCGCGCTCTGGAAGGAGGGGTCCGACAAGCCCGATATCAAGGACCTGGTGAGCGGCTGTTCCGTGGGGGCCGGTGCGGGGTCTCTGCTCCTGCTGTTCCCCGTGGCGCTTCGTCGCGTCCGCAGACGCCGCGGCTAGCGGAAGTTTCCGGGGAAGTCTGCACCCGGCCCGATCCGCCCCCGGGGAGGCGGATCGGGCCTTTCCCGTTTCTGAAGGTTTTTTGCGCAATGAGGGAGGGGATGCAGCCGTTTGGGTGTCAAGGGACAGAGAAAATGTCATGGTTGAAAGGGTGAAATGGGACAGAGAAAAAGTCATCCCCCCCGCCCTTGCTTCCTGCTCAAGTTGCATTGAGGCTGTTTGAAAATTCACTTTCAGCGTTGACTGCTGCCTGCTTCTCGAACCTCTTGGGATATCTTCGCCATGGATGGTCTGCGGCGGGTTTGTGCGCTTTGCCTTTGACGGCGGCGGGAGGGTTGCACCCCGCCGCTTTTTTCATCTCCCCGACCTCCTTTGCCTTCCTCTCTTTCGGTATTTCCATCATCGGATACGCTGTGCCGTCGTAAAAAAGGACGACGCTTTTGTCGAGCAATGTCAGAACCTCCACTTTCGTGTTTCGCCTGAAGAGCTTCTTCTCTCCACTCGTCTCTATCGTTGCCCATTTTTTGCCCCGCCATGAGATCGTCGAGTCTCCGCCCATGCTCCGAGTCTCGCGTGTGCACAGGAGCAGACGCAAGTCCTCCAACGAGGGGGCTGGCATGAAAGAACTCCCCTCCCGAGCCTCGATGCCAAACTGCTCC belongs to Fretibacterium sp. OH1220_COT-178 and includes:
- a CDS encoding methionine ABC transporter ATP-binding protein produces the protein MIVLENVCKDFDSGEGRFHALRGVNLSIRKGSVFGVIGRSGAGKSTLVRTINLLERPTSGRVTVDGVDLSALSPDELRRARRGIGMIFQGFNLLSSRSVAENVAFPLELAGWDRSRIAGRVDELLDLVGLGEKRDAYPAQLSGGQKQRVGIARALAPEPKILLCDEATSALDPQTTREVLELLRDINRKLKLTIVLITHEMAVIKEICEEVAVLDGGLVVESGAVFRVFTVPRSPVTRELVASVMTRDIPEHFAALDFLSEPEEDCGLLLRISFLGDTAAEPIISGVVRRFDVDVNILYGTIDHIQGVPYGTLIVELTGNGTREAAMEYLKNLNLGLEVIGYVRRNLETPVAGVV
- a CDS encoding MetQ/NlpA family ABC transporter substrate-binding protein, which translates into the protein MLKKLWVLLFALCLASGAAEAAKIKLGVDGGPHEEIGELVQKLAAEKGLEVELVRFADFILPNAALADGDLDVNSFQHVPYLEAMMKDRGYRLVPIGNTVLMPMGAYSKNVGKLEELKEGMTVAIPNDPSNGGRALLLLQDQGLIKVDPAAELLPTVLDVTENPHKFKFVELEASQMVRAIEDSDFSVITTNYAVESGLIPAKDALFIESSKSPYVNVIVVREGEEGRPEFKTLVECYQNDTVRKFVDEKYKGAIVCAW
- a CDS encoding methionine ABC transporter permease, which gives rise to MSAAIWKLLWQASCETLYMIGVSGLLACLGGIPLGVVLAATSPMGLMPRPWLNRTLGFVVNATRSTPFIILMVAIIPLTRLIVGRSIGTTAAVVPLALAALPFMGRLVESALNEVDGGVVEAAQAMGASPMRIVMKVLFPEAVPGLLRGVTLMLVNLVGYSAMAGAVGGGGLGDLAIRFGHQRFRPDVMLATIVVMIVMVQFIQSVGDWAVRGILRRRGLVE
- a CDS encoding OsmC family protein, with product MGKTFKLKAEERDAYSFEYTVGRHRLLMSRTMKSDSLPVVGFCPVDLLLAGIAGCLGMTIRATMEEKGLTYEDLRIEVEGIREPDAKISALNRVKTKVFIRTDAPLDQVRAVVEESEADCTVRSTIDHAPAFETEVVLEK
- a CDS encoding Zn-dependent hydrolase — translated: MLRINRNRLWSDLEALGRIGAGARGRTRLAFSSEDLEARRLLVRWMEELGLEVHSDAHANLWGVRMATEPTLAPVVAGSHIDTVREAGMFDGTLGVLSGLAAVRAMNEAGIVTRRPVAVASFSDEEGGRFAAGGLAGSRAMAGLLTDGELGAKRDEAGISWLEAAAQSGFVGSDRLEPHAYLEYHIEQGPVLCDEGTPIGVVEGIVSLSWLRFTFRGQANHAGAFPMDRRHDAGLAAACASVALNRLALELGEGTVVTAGQLELKPNLANIVPGEAVLTVDVRQFRPELFEEALERAERTVRAEADRLGVEVTVERLSRAEGAVFLPEMTAMVERHARALGYRTRRMPSGAGHDAQILNRLCPTAMIFCPSAGGRSHCPEEFSSLDEVGAGADVLLNGLLELAER
- a CDS encoding alpha/beta hydrolase, giving the protein METKHSYIERIPAILWGALSDKVFLYVHGQGGNKEEAENFAEIAVKYGYQVLSIDLPQHGERKSSAPTFEPWNVIPELVGVMNRIHQNWRKVSLYANSIGAWFSMLAFEKMQIERCMFVSPVVDMQRLILNMMQWANVSERQLQKEKLIPTNFGQTLSWKYFIFAKENTIKNWDAPTRILCGDRDSLIPNSVVSQFSRRFHCELTTMTGGEHWFHTQEQLKVLYEWVERDFKKGI
- a CDS encoding DEAD/DEAH box helicase; this encodes MLFDERRRAELLQKYDALPDPERELLRFLAVVYIPVAVTNLTKCLNASELRTPRGIQWSAKVHIAPLLERWRHAGLIDAVQERKTLYWYLDRLLAEPLAREALALGEFRPFDHAVEQTMGLAREEAAYSYSFSLSRLYRSFRRVFYEGDAERFQALLGRRYGSAADCYAEDHSYNPLTDILANPLDTDLLMSLPADLAEHVFFGLLHNTMRDPETYRRVADAFFTYCVARDIPSKMRFRFAERLFMHGRTEEAQAALEGQEDPDAYSLRAFIAFVRNGDEAEATELYEAGLKALRKLTGKRSVAFLSWSSFLYPVLLFKAGVEKKRIAAYVKLAFEWAQNDFRPIAASLWEGLSLGGEEDASALLSRPCIENPSHARSLFSFFCLLFLHWFLPDSDDGLTDEARTVIVLLDDLGLHYFKRELLEIYGEESERPGLAHPLGALLGEADGWERSLSELQGIGGAAPRGRASGDKRLVWEVDWKVSRGRVCALSVAPVEQTLQKKGWSKGRNVALKRLYRKADTVPCLTDQDHRVASAIRESRDFYGTEYYLDVPQALCALAGHPLLVRAGTGERVEVVQDEPRLSVRDSGDGYELKLSPFPDPSAALSFVFSPDGPNRLRVTRFEDRHLRMAQIVGASGLKVPETAREALLKTLGSLASVVTIHSDLEGVETDARTVEADGRLCVQIQPAQDGLDVDVVVRPLGPGSTPCRPGRGGINLFGAQDGRRVQTQRDLEAEREGLRLLREGCPALVEGEQAADEKWRLPDAELALEFLVQLGELGDSVTVEWPKGQSMRVAAVASESHLSVSVREARDWFGISGELRVREDLVLDMRTLLERMRAGLGRFIPIGEGEFLALTREFRRRLEALGSLGDVRGDEVRVAPLAAGLAAELVEGAGRVEAGPEWRALLDRVAEAERIVPALPPTFRGELRGYQAEGFAWLSRLAHWGAGACLADDMGLGKTIQVLALLVARGGDGPALVVAPTSVCSNWLAEAARFAPTLNVRELRHGDRERLLSELAPMDLVVTSYGILQNEVERLAEVRWSTVVLDEAQAIKNMGTKRSGAVTKLDAGFRVATTGTPIENRLSELWSLFRFLNPQYLGSLESFTRRFAVPIERDGDREARSRLRRMIQPFILRRTKEQVLEELPAKTEITLRVEMREEEFAFYEALRRTAAEAFSDGTAAEDRRLQIFAELMKLRRACCNASLVDPEVRLPSAKQEAFLDILTELRSGGHRALVFSQFVGHLGTLRECLDRRGIAYQYLDGATPPEERQRRVAAFQAGEGDCFLISLRAGGTGLNLTAADYVIHMDPWWNPAVEEQASDRAHRIGQERPVTVYRIVAKNTVEERIVDLHAWKRDLAESLLEDSGAAVRLSAEEMLALIREAR
- a CDS encoding endo alpha-1,4 polygalactosaminidase; translation: MLVLCGACLAGARGRSFDAAYGVFIGMNGGEALRSERVLRTQTLVVDPANFGKQEIEFLRSSGHTVYGYLNIGSLEEFRPYYDRFKRLILGRYEHWDGEWWIDVSAASWRDFIVSELAAGYVKKGIDGFFVDNCDVYHYRKETGIFDGLTEVLRRLSGYGLEVLINGGDEYATAVLEKYGGIEGLFSGVNQENVFTRTDFERGTFGRNPESDKRYFMAYLERMERAGARVWLLEYTRDASMAEEIERFCSARGWGCFVSDSVELD